One window from the genome of Microbulbifer sp. ALW1 encodes:
- a CDS encoding cytochrome c5 family protein — MSAHTFSHAVAAFAFSALLFGCSEKSSEVTAPEAPAQDVAVQEMTDQKVETQPVTEVDAVHISPKLLETYQQTCGGCHEKGLVGAPATGDVGAWKPRLAKGMDTMVKHARDGFNAMPPAGLCFHCSDEDYVALITYMSTAK, encoded by the coding sequence TTGTCTGCACACACTTTTTCCCACGCGGTCGCCGCGTTTGCATTTAGCGCACTGCTTTTCGGCTGCAGCGAAAAATCTTCCGAAGTGACGGCGCCCGAAGCGCCTGCGCAGGATGTCGCCGTTCAGGAAATGACGGATCAGAAAGTGGAGACGCAACCAGTCACTGAAGTGGATGCTGTGCATATTTCACCGAAACTACTGGAGACCTACCAGCAAACCTGTGGCGGTTGTCACGAGAAAGGTCTGGTGGGGGCGCCGGCTACGGGTGATGTCGGAGCCTGGAAGCCGCGCCTGGCCAAAGGCATGGATACTATGGTCAAGCACGCCCGCGACGGCTTCAATGCGATGCCACCGGCCGGGCTCTGCTTCCATTGCTCCGATGAGGACTACGTGGCGCTGATCACCTATATGTCCACCGCCAAGTAG
- a CDS encoding type IV pili methyl-accepting chemotaxis transducer N-terminal domain-containing protein, translated as MRYAFCLIFLLIWGDALANSEVQDFSMGDAINIAGRQRMLSQRITQSYILRGIQPGTEKHQQVFERSMNEFERNLKQLAAFEAAAPVRSTLSLVQEEWQAFSAIARQPVNKFTAAELFKLSNSLLPAAHTYVMRLQALAKHSSAELVNVSGRQRMLSQRIAKNYVAQFWGVAGNDGTRLLYEDLAEFEQMLGFLMESPLNTPEITRNLLKTQGHLSYASRGFDGEMQMSEARQIHVVTGTTDIMLRNMNVITGQYAQLLNAVEIAAR; from the coding sequence ATGAGATACGCCTTCTGCCTGATTTTCCTGCTGATCTGGGGTGATGCCCTCGCGAATAGCGAAGTGCAAGATTTCAGTATGGGAGATGCCATCAACATCGCCGGACGCCAGAGAATGCTGTCCCAGAGGATTACCCAGTCCTATATTTTGCGGGGAATCCAACCCGGTACCGAAAAGCACCAGCAAGTATTCGAGCGGTCGATGAATGAGTTTGAACGCAACCTGAAGCAACTGGCAGCGTTCGAAGCGGCAGCGCCAGTCCGCAGTACCTTGTCTCTGGTACAGGAAGAGTGGCAGGCATTTTCTGCGATTGCGCGCCAGCCGGTGAATAAATTTACTGCGGCAGAGCTGTTCAAACTCAGCAATAGCCTGCTTCCCGCTGCCCACACTTACGTCATGCGCCTGCAGGCACTTGCCAAGCACAGCAGCGCGGAACTGGTAAACGTCTCCGGTCGTCAGCGTATGTTGTCACAACGTATCGCCAAAAATTATGTGGCGCAATTCTGGGGCGTGGCCGGAAACGATGGCACCCGGCTTTTGTACGAAGACCTGGCTGAGTTCGAGCAGATGCTGGGCTTTCTTATGGAAAGCCCCCTTAATACGCCGGAGATCACCCGCAACCTGCTGAAAACGCAAGGACACCTGAGCTACGCTAGCCGCGGTTTTGATGGGGAAATGCAAATGTCGGAAGCCCGGCAAATTCACGTAGTGACCGGAACTACCGACATCATGTTGCGGAATATGAACGTCATCACCGGCCAGTATGCGCAGTTACTGAACGCGGTAGAGATTGCAGCCCGCTGA